ATGTCAGAGGTTTGTTAGGGAAGACAGTTTGGATCAATTCTGCCTCAAATACAGACAAACCCATTcatgggattgtctttgctgagGGATCAGGTGGCACATGGttgataatgcagaaagatgggaCAACATGAtgtgtacctcagggagatctgatTGTTGGGTGAGAACCATATGTAAATATTACTATTGGATGTCGCTGTCATTGTCTGTATATAGCTGTTTTctgtacatacatatatttgtaTGATGTATGTGTTTACAGAATTAGAATATATTTTAGATATAGTGGTAAGCTGACCATATGGAAATAAAGGGTGAAATGGcttggggtgactttatgatgcttgtatccccaAACCGTCCGTTTGTGTTCAATATtgagttctgcagctttaagactgCTTCCAGGAGTgaagcaggaagagaaagaagtgcagagtttgttatcagagactgcacttgCTTCCCCGCATTCTTCACACAGATTGTGTTGTCTGCAGTGGACAGCAGGagtgacttcttttttttttagttagttATGCTGGCTAGCTGAGGCAAAGGACATCCCTGgacactgttttttttccctttctaatgGAATTGattgaacctgctctggactgaaaaccccAAAGGAGCACTGGGAGGTCACACTTGTGTCCTACTGGGGCCTGGCCTAGGCCATGGCATTTCTCAGCACCGAAAGGACTCAAAACAGACTGAGGAAGCTGGGCTGCGACCCACAACAAGGACTCAGTTCTGAGTTTGTCATCTCTTTCAGAGCAGCGAGAAGTTTTGCCATTTGCTACTGTTCAATTTTGTGCTGGGAAGCGCTTTGTCTcttaaataaacagttttttccacttttctctgaGGAAGCATTTTCCCCAAACCAGAGAAGGGCCCCCATTTGGAgctttcctcccaaatttgccctaaactAGGGCAATTGGGAAGGGGttgagggagaaggagaaggagcatgaagagaagcagaaggaaaagtctAAGAAGAATGAAGAtaagaaggggaaggagaatgagaaggagaaggaaaatatgaaGAAGGAGATAGAGAAGATGAGAAACAAAGAGAATGAGAGCTataaagaagaaagacaaagacgggaaagggaaagggaaagggaaagggaaagggaaagggaaagggaaagggaaagggaaagggaaagggaaagggaaagggaaagagaaaagggaaagggaaagactTGATGCAAATAAAATTTGTCAATGTACAGGGCATAGAGAGGGAAAAGTCCCTCTCTGATTTTGGTCTCTTCCCCTTTAGCAGAGCCATGGTGTCACAGAgggcctggagctgtggcagccttTGCTCATGGAGTGCTCCCAACTCTGGAGTCAACccccctgccagcactgctgcacaggTGTAAGAGCTCCTGGTCTCATTGCATAGAAATACTGAGATCTGTCTGTCTTCAGACAGAGTGCTTGGAGCCTCCTTGTCGATCTCCTGCTTCGTCACCGACCCATTCCCAAATCTCTCCTTCATATCCTCCCATTTCACCTTTGATTCCATTTTCTTCACCACTTTAACCTACGCCATACCCTTCTATCTTCTCTATAACCATTCCCTGACacttccattttcctttgtctcAGAAGCACAAATTCGCCTCTTACTCTTGCAACTCCCCCATCCCAGAAGCCCTCATGATTTAGGAAAAAGAGGCAAAGAGACAGGAATTGGATGCAGGAAAACTTTATTGTaccaggaagggcaggagaggcCAGGAGAGGAATGGTGGACAAGCCCCAGACAGGCCAAGTGTCACGGGCTGCAGGAGGCCAGGGCAGCTTGTGCAGAGCTCAACTTCTCCATGCTGGGCTGAGGCGGCCGCACGCgtttgggctgggctgtggtggctcTAGCAGGGCCCGCAGGTGTCCCAGAGCTTCTTGCTGTAGCGGGGCAGGGCGCAAGGGCTGTAGGCGGGAGCAGCGCAGGCTCTGCCAAAGGTGCAGAGGCCAGCCGAGGTCTGGGTGGCGCCGGCGCCGCAGAGGccgcccagccccagggagccgCCAAAGGCCGGTGCTCCGGAGGAGCCCACCACGGcttgctgggggaaggaggtgagGATGGGGCCGGGGAAGGTGACCACCACGGGGGGCGGCTGGATCAAGGCCGAGGAGTCGGGGCACTGGCGGGCACACAGCTCGTTGCAGCTCTCAGCgatgggctggggcacagccacgCTGGTTTTGGGGGTGCACAGCTCGTAGCAGGACATCTTGGTGAGAGATGCGAGGGTGCTCTGCAAGAGAGGgcagccatggcaggagagcagcagaggcagcacccaagccacaggggctggggctggagcagggagctgtgagcagaAGGGCTCACACACTTACCCTTGTCcctgaggaggagaaggtggcCAGGTGAGTGCTTGACCCAGTGTGGCCCAGGCAGAGCTTTTATAGCAGCCCAAGCattgctcagctccagccaggccaATCTGGACAGTGgacactccctgctgctgctgctgctgacaccagggctgtgcagccacgGCCCCTCCCTGAGTCATCATACCCCTGGTGTCACTTCTGCACCTCCCGCTGCCCAAGCCATCTTGTGCTTCCAACCATCTCAGATACTTGATAGCCAGGATGGCTCCCTGGAATGGTTTCCAGGAATGCCTTTAATAGTCCAAATGggtgtggcagagctggaatcAGCCTAGGCTTGGTGAACGTCTCTGCCCCTTTTTCCATGTGTAGATCAGGAAGTACATAAGGGATCTTTGTCGCCAATTTAAAAGAGTTTTGTGGGCACTTAATGCAGGTACAGAGGATCTGATTCCCATAGGCTCTTCTGTGGTGAACAGGTCACCTCCATGCTGCAGAGTCCTAGCACTACTGCCTCtcatgctgcagctcctgccagatGTTACTGGAGCCTATTCTTGGGTGCCATCCTGGCTAACAATCATCTGATGTGGCAGGAAGGACAAGATGGATCGggcagcaggatgtgctggagTGACACCTGGGGGATGTTGActcagggaggggcaggggctgcaataccctggtgtcagcagcagtagcagcagggAGTGTCCACTGTGCAGATTGGCCTGGATGGAGCTGAGCAATGCTGGGGCTGCTATAAAAGCCCTGCCTGGGCCACACTGGGACAAGCACTCACCTGgccaccttctcctcctcaggGACAAGGGTAAGTGTGCGAGCccttctgctctcagctccctgctccagccccggcCCCTGTGGCTtgggtgctgcctctgctgctctcctgccatggctgcCCTCTCTTGCAGAGCACCCTCGCATCTCTCACCAAGATGTCCTGCTACGACGTGTGCACCCCCAAAACCAGcgtggctgtgccccagcccatcGCTGAGAGCTGCAACGAGCTGTGTGCCCGCCAGTGCCCCGACTCCTCGGCCTTGATCCAGCCGCCCCCCGTGGTGGTCACCTTCCCCGGCCCCATCctcacctccttcccccagcaagCCGTGGTGGGCTCCTCCGGAGCACCGGCCTTTGGcggctccctggggctgggcggCCTCTACGGCGCCGGCGCCACCCAGACCTCGGCTGGCCTCTGCACCTTTGGCAGAGCCTGCGCTGCTCCCGCCTACAGCCCTTGCGCCCTGCCCCGCTACAGCAAGAAGCTCTGGGACACCTGCGGGCCCTGCTAgagccaccacagcccagcccaaacGCGTGCGGCCGCCTCAGCCCAGCATGGAGAAGTTGAGCTCTGCACAAGCTGCCCTGGCCTCCTGCAGCCCGTGACACCCGGCCTGTCTGGGGCTTTTCCACCATCCCTCTCCTGGCCTTTCCTGCCTTCCTGGTACAATAAAGTTTTCCTGCATCTAATTCCTGTCTCTTTGCCTTATTTTCCCTACTTATGAACACCCCTGGCATGGGGGAGTTTCAAGAGTGGGAGGGGAAATGGTGATGCAGGGATGTCCAGGGATAATGAAAAATtgaaggagaaagcaaaaataaaaaaaaaggagggattCGAGAATGGAGGTTTATGTTGAgatcaaaatgaaataaaatggaaattgaaACATAAAACAGAGCATGTTGGTGTCTTAGGGTGGATTTATGATGCCTGTATTCCAAAATTCAATCCTAGCTTGGTACCATATACATCCCTCATGTGGCAAAAATTTGTACTACTTGGGCTACAAGAATACACTTCTGCTTTAGCAATAATGAAGCGGGATAACAGAGAGGAGACCGCGCTTGATATGGCAAGCAAGCTCTAATCATCTGCATATGCCGTGCATGGCCCAACAAATGCTGGAATATCTGCTGTAGAGGCAGAGGCCATTTAGCGATTGAACACTTTGCCATGACTGTCAGAGAACCCATCTGCAATAGCACTCCTGAATGTGGAAGAGTGACAAGTGTCAATTGCCACCTCGACAGTGCACTGCTAGCAGTACCGGACAAATGGAGATGCTGTGATCGCATCCACAATATGATTTGCGatctggagagccaaggggtggtcagcaaaacccactcacccttcaacagttccatctggcctgtgcacaaatctgatggagaatggagattgactgtggactatcgtgccttgaatgaagtgactccactgctgagcgctgccgtgccggacatgctggagctgcagtacaagctggagtccaaggcagcaaggtgatatgccaccattgacattgccaatgcatttttctccattcctctggcagcagagtgcaggcctcagtttgctttcacctggaggggcgtgcagtacacctgaAACCCACTGCCCAAGGGGtgaaaacacagccccaccatcttCCACGGACTGATCCAGACTGTACAGGAAAAGGGTGgggctccagaacatttgcagtacattgatgacatcattgtgtgggggaacacagcagcagaagtatacaagaaggagagaaaattatccagaGTCTCCTGAAAGCTGGTTTTGTcatcaaagaaaagcaaagccaaaggAACTGCCCAAAAGATCTAATTCCTAGGAGTGAAGGGCAAGGCGGACGGCGCCAGATTCACACTGAGGTCATCAgtaagatcactgcaatgtctccaccaaccagcaagaaggaaacacaagctttcctaggtgccataagcttttggagaatgcacatccctgcatgcagccagattgtgagctctctctacctggtcacccgcagGAAGAACAATTTCCACTGGGACACTGAGCAGCAGAAAGCCTTCacccagatcaaacaggagatAACTCATCCTgtagcccttggcccagtcaggatgGGACCAGATGTGAAGAATATGTtctactctgcagccaggaaccATGGTGTGTCCTGGATcttttggcagaaggtgcctggtgagactTATGGTCAACCATTGGGATTTGGGAGTCAAAGTTCCAAAGGGTCTGAAGCCAAatacactcccacagagaaggaaatattgGCCACCTATGAAAGatttcaagctgcctcagaggtgattggcacagaaaCACAACATCTCCTGGCACATTGACTGCCAGTGCTCGGGTGGATTTTCAAAGCAAAGGTTCCCTTTACCCACCACGCCACAGACGCCACAGACGCCACATGGAGGAACTGGATTGCCCTCATCATGCAGCGCGCCCGTTTTGGAAAATTGAATTGCCCTGGGATTTTGGCAATAATTACAAATTGGCCCAAAGGTGAAAACTTTGGTCTTACTGATGAATAAGTGAGCTGGGCTCAAGAAGCTTTAacatacaaccaactgccagcagatgaaacacGCTATGCTCTTTTCACCAACGGTTCCTGCTGCATCGTGGGGATGAACCAGAAGTGGAAAtcagccgtatggagccccacatgACAGATTGCACAAGGTACCGAATGAGAAGGTGGAacaagtcaacttgctgaactcaaagctgttcagctggcccTGGACATTGCTGAAAGAGAGaagtggccaaagctctacctttacactgattcatggatggtagccaatgctctgtgaGGTTAGCTGTAAAGGTGGAAAAAGGCCaactggcagtgcaggggacaACAATTCTGGACTGCTGATGAATGGAAAGGCATTGCCACTCAGGTAGAGAAGCTGTCTGTGAAACTtcgtcatgtggatgcccatgtccccaagactcaggctaatgaagaacacagACACACTGAGCAGGTaaatcaggctgcacagatagaggtgtCAAAGACAGACTTAGATTGgcaacacaagggagaattgttccttGCCCAATGAGCCCATGACGCCCCAGGTCATCAGGGAACAGATGCCACCTATAAGAGGGCACAAAACGGAGGGGGGGATCTAACCATGGCCAGAATTTCTTAGGTTACCAATGACTGTGAGATGTGTGCTGCCATTAAGCAAGCCAAGTGGGTGAAGCCCATCTGGTATGGAGGGCGGTGGTCCAAATATAAGTATGGGGAGAcctggcagattgattacatcaCACTGCCTGAAATCCACCAAGGCAAGCTctatgtgctgaccatggtggaagccaccaccaggtggttggagacctaccctgtgcctcacgCCACTCTCTGTAACACCATCTTGGGCCTAGAAAAGCAAGTCTTTAGAGGCATGGTATTCCTCAGAGAATTTAATCAGATAACAGGTCTTGTTTCAAGAACAGCTTTATAACCACCTGCGCTGGAGAGCACGGCAATGATTGGGTGTaccatattccctaccatgcaccagcgGCTGGGAAATTGGAGAGGTGCAATAGATTGTTAAAAACCACCTTGAAAACACTGAGTGGGGGATCTTTCAAGAATTGGGAGTGGCATCTAGCAGTGGCCAAGTGGTTAGTTGACACCCGAggttccaccaaccgagcaggCCCGGTGCAGTCACAGTCCTTGCATACAGTAGATGGAGATAAATTCCCAGTATTGCATGTCATAGGTTTGTTAGGGAAGACAATTTGGATCAATTCTGCCTCAAATACAGACAAACCCATTcatgggattgtctttgctgagGGACCAGGTGGCAcatggtggataatgcagaaagatgggaCAACATGATGTGTATCTCAGGGAGATCTGCTTTTTGGATGAGAACCATATGTAAATATTACTATTGgatgtcactgtcattgtctGTATATAGCTGTTTTCTGTGCATACATATATTTGTATGATGTATGTGTTTACAGAATTAGAATATATTTTAGATATAGTGGTAAGCTGACCATACGGAAATAAGGGGTGAAATGGcttggggtgactttatgatgcttgtatcctCAAATTGTTCGTTTGTGTTCAATATtgagttctgcagctttaagactgCTTCCAGGAGTgaagcaggaagagaaagaagtgcAGAGTTTGTAGTCAGAGACTGCACTTGCTCCCCCACATTCTTCACACAGATTGTGTTGTCTGCAGTGGACAGCAGgaatgacttcttttttttttttggttagttATGCTGGCTAGCTGAGGCAAAGGAGACCCCTGgacactgttttttttccctttctaatgGAATTGattgaacctgctctggactgaaaaccccAAAGGAGCACTGGGAGGTCACACTTGTGTCCTACTGGGGCCTGGCCTAGGCCATGGCATTTCTCAGCACCGAAAGGACTCAAAACAGACTGAGGAAGCTGGGCTGCGACCCACAACAAGGACTCTTCTGAGTTTGTCATCTCTTTCAGAGCAGCGAGAAGTTTTGCCATTTGCTATTGTTCAATTTTGTGCTGGGAAGCGCTTTGTCTcttaaataaacagttttttccacttttctcttAGGAAGCATTTTCCCCAAACCAGAGAAGGGCCCCCATTTGGAgctttcctcccaaatttgccctaaactAGGGCAATTGGGAAGGGGTTGGGGGAGAAGTAGAAGGAGtatgaagagaagcagaaggaaaaggctAAAGAGAATGAAGataagaagggaaaggagaattAGATGAAGAAGGACAACATGAAGGAGAAGAAGGTGATGGAGTAGATGAGGAACATAGAGAATGAGAgctataaagaagaaaaaggaaaagacaaagacaaagaCATAGGGAAAGGGAAAGACTTGATGACAATAAAATTTGTCAATGTACACGGCATAGAGAGGGAGAAGTCCCTCTCTGATTTTGGTCTCTTCCCCTTTAGCAGAGCCATGGTGTCACAGAgggcctggagctgtggcagccttTGCTCATGgagtgctcccagctctggagtcaaccccactgccagcactgctgcatgGCTGTAAGAGCTCCTGGTCTCATTGCCTAAAAGCATTGAGATTTGTCTGTCTTCAGACAGAGTGCTTGGAGCCTCCTTGTTGATCTCCCTCTTCGTCACCGACCCATTCCCAAATCTCTCCTTCATATCCTCCTATTTCACCTTTGATTCCGTTTTATCCTCCACTTTAACCTATGCTATCCCCTTCAAACTTCTCTTCAACCATTCCCT
The nucleotide sequence above comes from Oenanthe melanoleuca isolate GR-GAL-2019-014 chromosome 2, OMel1.0, whole genome shotgun sequence. Encoded proteins:
- the LOC130249938 gene encoding scale keratin-like; this encodes MSCYELCTPKTSVAVPQPIAESCNELCARQCPDSSALIQPPPVVVTFPGPILTSFPQQAVVGSSGAPAFGGSLGLGGLCGAGATQTSAGLCTFGRACAAPAYSPCALPRYSKKLWDTCGPC
- the LOC130249939 gene encoding scale keratin-like, producing the protein MSCYDVCTPKTSVAVPQPIAESCNELCARQCPDSSALIQPPPVVVTFPGPILTSFPQQAVVGSSGAPAFGGSLGLGGLYGAGATQTSAGLCTFGRACAAPAYSPCALPRYSKKLWDTCGPC